In Erpetoichthys calabaricus chromosome 4, fErpCal1.3, whole genome shotgun sequence, one genomic interval encodes:
- the hgd gene encoding homogentisate 1,2-dioxygenase, whose protein sequence is MSNLKYLTGFGNEFASEDPRCPGALPEGQNNPQVCPYGLYAEQLSGSAFTCSRQTNKRSWLYRILPSVCHKPFASMEQGYLTHNWDEVDPEPNQLRWMPFIVPKSSEKKVDFVMGLNTLCGAGDVRSRNGIAVHIYTCNISMTDKCFYNSDGDFLIVPQLGKLLITTEFGKMMVEPNEICVIQQGMCFKVDVFGETRGYILEVFGAHFELPDLGPIGANGLANPRDFLVPVACYEDYKAPSGYTLVNKYQGKLFAAQQGFSPFNVVAWHGNYTPYKYNLKNFMVINCVAFDHADPSIFTVVTAKSTRPGVAIADFVIFPPRWGVANHTFRPPYYHRNCMSEFMGLIKGHYEAKEQGFQPGGGSLHSIMTPHGPDADCFEKASTADLQPERVAEGTMAFMFESSFSMAVTKWGLETCNRLDKNYQKCWEPLKSHFNPNWKSSTK, encoded by the exons ATGTCCAACCTCAAG TATTTAACTGGATTTGGCAATGAATTCGCCTCTGAAGATCCACGATGCCCTGGTGCACTACCAGAAGGACAG AACAATCCCCAAGTTTGCCCCTACGGCCTATATGCAGAACAACTATCTGGATCTGCTTTTACATGTTCCCGGCAGACTAATAAGCGAAG CTGGCTTTACCGAATCCTGCCTTCAGTTTGCCACAAGCCATTTGCCTCCATGGAGCAGGGCTATTTAACACATAACTGGGATGAAGTTGATCCTGAGCCTAATCAG CTCCGATGGATGCCATTCATAGTTCCTAAGTCAAGTGAAAAGAAAGTCGACTTTGTCATG ggtttgaatactttgtgTGGGGCTGGCGATGTTAGATCTCGCAATGGCATTGCTGTCCATATTTATACCTGCAACATCTCCATGACTGACAA ATGCTTTTACAATTCAGATGGTGATTTTCTTATTG TACCACAGCTTGGAAAACTACTCATTACAACAGAATTTGGAAAGATGATGGTGGAACCAAATGAAATCTGTGTGATTCAG CAAGGAATGTGTTTCAAGGTTGATGTATTTGGCGAGACCAGAGGGTACATCCTGGAGGTGTTTGGAGCCCATTTTGAACTTCCAGATCTTGGACCAATTG GTGCCAACGGCTTGGCCAATCCCAGAGACTTCCTGGTTCCTGTTGCGTGTTATGAAGATTACAAGGCTCCCAGTGGATATACACTTGTGAACAAATACCAGGGAAAGCTGTTTGCAGCTCAGCAG GGTTTCTCTCCATTCAATGTGGTCGCCTGGCATGGAAATTATACCCCCTACAAATACAACCTAAAGAATTTCATGGTGATAAACTGTGTTGCTTTTGACCATGCA GACCCATCAATCTTTACTGTGGTGACAGCAAAGTCAACACGACCTGGAGTGGCCATTGCAGATTTTGTTATCTTCCCTCCCCGCTGGGGAGTGGCAAACCACACATTCAGACCTCCCTACTATCACA GGAACTGCATGAGTGAATTTATGGGCTTGATTAAAGGCCATTATGAGGCTAAAGAACAAGGGTTTCAACCAGGAGGAGGCAGTCTCCATAGCATCATGACACCACATGGACCAGATGCCGACTGTTTCGAGAAGGCAAGCACAGCAGACCTACAGCCAGAGCGAGTTGCTGAAGGGACCATG GCATTTATGTTTGAGTCATCATTCAGCATGGCAGTGACAAAATGGGGCTTAGAGACCTGCAATCGATTGGATAAAAATTACCAAAAGTGCTGGGAACCactaaaaagtcattttaatcCCAACTGGAAGAGTAGCACCAAATAA